The following proteins are encoded in a genomic region of Ostrea edulis chromosome 7, xbOstEdul1.1, whole genome shotgun sequence:
- the LOC125653897 gene encoding ras-like GTP-binding protein RHO, whose protein sequence is MAAIRKKLVIVGDGACGKTCLLIVFSKDQFPEVYVPTVFENYVADIEVDGKQVELALWDTAGQEDYDRLRPLSYPDTDVILMCFSIDSPDSLENIPEKWTPEVKHFCPNVPIILVGNKKDTRNDPNTQKELKKSKQEPVKTAEGNAMAEQIHAFSYLECSAKTKEGVREVFETATRAALQVELALWDTAGQEDYDRLRPLSYPDTDVILMCFSIDSPDSLENIPEKWTPEVKHFCPSVPIILVGNKKDLRNDESTKRELMKMKQEPVRPEDGRAMAEKINAYGYLECSAKTKEGVREVFENATRAALQTKKKKKGICVTL, encoded by the exons ATGGCAGCCATTAGGAAGAAGTTGGTAATCGTCGGAGATGGTGCCTGTGGTAAGACCTGTCTCTTGATCGTCTTCAGTAAGGATCAGTTCCCTGAAGTCTACGTCCCCACCGTCTTTGAGAACTATGTGGCTGACATCGAAGTCGATGGAAAGCAG GTTGAGTTGGCATTATGGGATACAGCAGGACAGGAAGACTACGACAGGCTCCGCCCACTATCCTATCCGGACACAGACGTCATACTAATGTGCTTCTCTATAGATAGCCCCGACAGTTTAGAAAATATCCCTGAAAAATGGACACCGGAAGTCAAACACTTCTGTCCCAATGTACCCATAATCCTGGTAGGCAACAAGAAAGACACGAGAAATGATCCCAACACACAGAAAGAGCTGAAGAAGAGTAAGCAAGAGCCCGTCAAAACAGCTGAGGGCAACGCGATGGCAGAACAGATTCATGCCTTCTCCTACCTTGAATGTTCGGCGAAAACAAAAGAGGGGGTGAGGGAGGTGTTCGAAACGGCCACTAGGGCGGCACTGCAG GTTGAATTGGCATTATGGGATACTGCTGGACAGGAAGACTACGACAGGCTCCGCCCACTATCCTATCCGGACACTGACGTCATACTAATGTGCTTCTCTATAGATAGCCCCGACAGTTTAGAAAATATCCCTGAAAAATGGACACCGGAAGTCAAGCACTTCTGTCCAAGTGTTCCCATAATCCTGGTAGGCAACAAGAAGGATCTTAGAAACGACGAGAGTACGAAGCGAGAGTTAATGAAGATGAAGCAGGAACCGGTCAGACCGGAAGACGGCCGCGCTATGGCTGAAAAGATCAATGCGTATGGGTATCTGGAATGCTCCGCCAAAACAAAAGAGGGCGTCCGTGAAGTATTCGAAAACGCCACCAGAGCGGCACTTCAAACcaagaaaaagaagaagggGATATGTGTCACGCTATAA